In a single window of the Nocardiopsis composta genome:
- a CDS encoding methyltransferase domain-containing protein, giving the protein MTPPPGRWRLLLERLADDLTPHPLADPAWRRAFLDTPRHLFVPGFYDDRDGGPRWIEPGAPGWAEAVYTDDSLITQLQRHPAAPGSWWPTSSSSRPSLMIAMLHALDVGDGDRVLEVGTGTGYNAALLSARLGDENVVTVDIDPRLTRTARGHLAAAGYRPVVATADGALGCPEHAPYDRIIATHSVERIPYTWIEQTRPGGLILVDVRSVGSPRVGHLARLEVRGDGTAEGGFRLSEPGFFMPARTDLTTPQRRFPAAMDLREAVERSSTVVPRDLEPSGTAFALWAAVPDIGITSMSGKTLLFTPDGSWATADDTGRVHTAGPRDLWSEAERAHADWISAGRPDVEEYRIEVDRHGQRITPPK; this is encoded by the coding sequence ATGACGCCCCCGCCTGGGCGGTGGCGTCTTCTCCTGGAGCGGCTCGCCGATGACCTCACCCCCCACCCGCTCGCCGACCCCGCGTGGCGCCGGGCGTTCCTGGACACCCCCCGTCACCTCTTCGTGCCCGGTTTCTACGACGACCGGGACGGCGGGCCTCGGTGGATCGAGCCGGGCGCCCCGGGCTGGGCGGAGGCGGTCTACACCGACGACTCGCTCATCACCCAGCTCCAGCGGCATCCCGCCGCCCCCGGCTCCTGGTGGCCGACCAGCTCTTCCAGCCGCCCGTCCCTCATGATCGCGATGCTGCACGCGCTCGACGTCGGCGACGGCGACCGGGTACTGGAGGTCGGTACCGGTACCGGCTACAACGCGGCTCTGCTCTCCGCCCGGCTGGGCGACGAGAACGTCGTCACCGTGGACATCGATCCGCGACTGACCCGGACCGCCCGCGGCCATCTCGCCGCCGCCGGGTACCGTCCGGTGGTCGCCACCGCGGACGGCGCCCTCGGCTGCCCGGAGCACGCGCCCTACGACCGGATCATCGCCACCCACTCGGTCGAGCGGATCCCCTACACCTGGATCGAGCAGACCCGCCCCGGCGGACTGATCCTGGTCGACGTGCGCTCGGTGGGTTCACCCCGGGTGGGACACCTGGCCCGTCTGGAAGTCCGAGGCGACGGTACCGCCGAGGGCGGCTTCCGCCTCTCTGAACCGGGATTCTTCATGCCGGCCCGCACCGACCTCACCACCCCGCAGCGGCGCTTCCCCGCCGCGATGGACCTGCGCGAGGCCGTTGAGCGTTCCAGCACGGTCGTCCCGCGGGACCTGGAGCCGTCCGGGACCGCGTTCGCGCTGTGGGCGGCGGTACCCGACATCGGCATCACCTCGATGAGCGGCAAGACCCTGCTGTTCACTCCGGACGGGTCCTGGGCCACCGCGGACGACACGGGCCGCGTGCACACGGCCGGCCCCCGCGACCTGTGGTCCGAGGCCGAACGGGCACATGCCGATTGGATATCGGCAGGGCGCCCCGACGTCGAGGAGTACCGGATCGAGGTCGACCGGCACGGCCAGCGGATCACCCCGCCGAAGTGA
- a CDS encoding DUF5753 domain-containing protein — protein MSGNPTLAQWQLAQELRALRGDRKFNDVVRAMRTAASSLARWETPGDGGAVPGAGTIERLLQLYDAEGELERLLELRKQAREPDRWQPFELERSYRSYANIEAQATSLEMYQSQLVPGLAQTEDYARAVIEATRRPESDVERELQVRLTRQEILQKPDAPATWMIIAEAALRQQIGGTQIMIGQVGHLIDLARSPRLTLQVLPFSAGAHAALTLTSFVILRVDHHGLETVYLQGASSHHFLSNEENLAHYSSVFNRLRASALDEGKPTLKVLERVIQDLEQEQD, from the coding sequence ATGAGCGGCAATCCGACGCTCGCCCAGTGGCAGCTCGCGCAGGAGCTGCGTGCGCTTCGGGGCGACAGGAAGTTCAACGACGTCGTACGGGCGATGCGGACCGCGGCCAGCAGCCTTGCGCGTTGGGAGACGCCAGGGGACGGCGGGGCGGTTCCCGGTGCCGGCACGATCGAGCGCCTTCTGCAGCTTTATGACGCTGAGGGGGAGTTGGAACGCCTCCTGGAACTGCGGAAACAGGCTCGGGAACCGGACCGATGGCAGCCTTTCGAACTGGAGCGCAGCTATCGCAGTTATGCCAACATCGAGGCCCAGGCGACGTCACTTGAGATGTACCAGTCCCAGCTCGTCCCAGGCCTGGCGCAGACTGAGGACTACGCGCGAGCGGTGATCGAGGCGACGCGGCGCCCCGAAAGCGACGTGGAACGAGAACTCCAGGTGCGGCTCACCCGACAGGAGATCCTGCAGAAGCCGGATGCCCCCGCCACTTGGATGATCATCGCGGAGGCGGCGCTCCGCCAGCAGATCGGCGGAACGCAGATCATGATCGGGCAGGTGGGCCACCTGATCGATCTGGCTCGCAGCCCGCGGTTGACCCTCCAGGTTCTTCCGTTCTCCGCCGGAGCGCATGCAGCCCTGACCCTCACGTCGTTCGTGATCCTCCGGGTGGACCATCATGGCCTGGAGACTGTCTATCTGCAGGGGGCCTCGTCCCATCATTTTCTGTCGAACGAGGAGAATCTCGCCCACTACTCCTCGGTTTTCAACAGGCTGAGGGCGTCCGCGCTGGACGAAGGCAAACCGACGCTGAAAGTGTTGGAACGGGTCATACAGGATCTTGAGCAAGAACAGGACTGA
- a CDS encoding methyltransferase domain-containing protein — protein MSDAERLHARLVGELASAGCLSPTWREVFAQVPRHLFIPGTVWVEEDGRTSRLNRDESPDAWLEACYDDRPVITQLDDGDGSEQGYWSSSASMPTLVAMMLDALDLEPGMRVLEVGTGTGYNAALLAVRTGAENVTSVEVDAALAGRARTSLKALGLAVTVVTGDGALGHRPSAPYDRILSTAAVQRVPYPWVQQTAAGGGIVTPWGTAFHNGALLRLRVDEDGTASGHFDGNAGFMWLRDQRTPHGAVEDRVLPDHDFTESATELHPYSPLSDFDSSFAIGLRVPAMKSTVVFDGYAPGTGAYTVYLTDPYAGSWASWRIEPGPPPYRVRQHGPRRLFDELTTAHRWWKEAGSPSHTRFGATVTPDEQYVWLDDPAHRVPPPLSEPAGLP, from the coding sequence GTGAGCGATGCCGAGCGCCTCCACGCCCGGCTCGTCGGGGAACTGGCGTCGGCCGGGTGCCTCTCTCCGACGTGGCGGGAGGTCTTCGCGCAGGTTCCGCGGCACCTGTTCATCCCCGGCACCGTGTGGGTCGAGGAGGACGGGCGGACTTCTCGATTGAACCGGGACGAATCCCCGGACGCCTGGCTGGAAGCATGCTACGACGACCGGCCCGTCATCACCCAGCTCGACGACGGGGACGGGAGCGAGCAAGGGTACTGGTCCTCCTCTGCCTCCATGCCGACCCTGGTCGCCATGATGCTCGACGCCCTCGATTTGGAGCCGGGCATGCGCGTCCTGGAGGTCGGCACGGGCACCGGATACAACGCCGCCCTTCTCGCGGTCCGCACAGGTGCGGAGAACGTCACCAGTGTCGAAGTGGACGCCGCCCTCGCCGGCCGGGCCAGAACGTCGCTGAAAGCCCTCGGCCTGGCCGTCACCGTGGTCACCGGTGACGGGGCTCTGGGGCATCGGCCGTCCGCCCCCTACGACCGCATCCTGTCCACCGCCGCCGTCCAGCGCGTCCCCTATCCCTGGGTCCAGCAGACGGCTGCCGGCGGCGGCATCGTCACCCCGTGGGGAACGGCCTTCCACAACGGAGCGCTGCTACGGCTACGGGTCGACGAAGACGGCACCGCGTCCGGACACTTCGACGGGAACGCGGGTTTCATGTGGCTGCGGGACCAGCGCACCCCGCACGGAGCGGTCGAGGACCGGGTACTTCCCGATCACGACTTCACCGAGTCCGCAACGGAGCTGCACCCCTACTCGCCCCTGTCCGATTTCGACTCCTCCTTCGCCATCGGCCTTCGCGTCCCGGCGATGAAGTCCACGGTGGTGTTCGACGGCTACGCCCCCGGAACCGGCGCCTACACGGTCTACCTCACGGACCCCTATGCGGGTTCGTGGGCGTCCTGGCGGATCGAACCGGGTCCTCCGCCCTACCGGGTCCGCCAGCACGGTCCCCGCCGCCTGTTCGACGAACTCACCACCGCCCACCGCTGGTGGAAGGAGGCCGGCAGTCCTTCGCACACCCGCTTCGGTGCCACCGTGACACCGGATGAGCAGTACGTGTGGCTCGACGACCCGGCACACCGGGTCCCACCGCCCCTCAGCGAACCGGCAGGGCTCCCATGA
- a CDS encoding HAD family hydrolase, protein MWNVDPTLVDAAQVTRAAYAEAFERVTGVPLVYLAPTAGRTDSEIFFEFFARNDVDAEPGEEPLAAYLDALAEGFARRRDQLTARGRAAQGAREALAAVAAMEDTVQTVVTGTIMPNAVAKLAAFGLDAHLDLAIGGFGSEHYPKASLIQFTRMRAGEAKGAVFPEESTVYITDSVRDVEAAVIGRAEPIAVLSGSATESQLRAAGAKHVLPDLTDAQAVVSAIRRATALPGRT, encoded by the coding sequence TTGTGGAATGTCGACCCCACCCTCGTCGACGCCGCGCAGGTCACGCGCGCCGCCTATGCCGAGGCGTTCGAGAGGGTCACCGGGGTCCCGCTGGTCTACCTCGCCCCGACGGCGGGGCGCACCGACTCCGAGATCTTCTTCGAGTTCTTCGCCCGCAACGACGTGGACGCCGAACCGGGCGAGGAACCGCTCGCGGCCTACCTGGACGCGCTGGCCGAGGGGTTCGCCCGGCGGCGCGACCAGCTCACCGCGCGCGGGCGGGCGGCGCAGGGCGCGCGGGAGGCGCTGGCCGCGGTCGCCGCCATGGAGGACACCGTGCAGACGGTGGTCACCGGAACGATCATGCCCAACGCGGTGGCCAAGCTCGCCGCGTTCGGCCTGGACGCCCACCTCGACCTGGCCATCGGAGGGTTCGGTTCCGAGCACTACCCCAAGGCCAGCCTCATCCAGTTCACCCGGATGCGCGCCGGCGAGGCCAAGGGCGCGGTCTTCCCCGAGGAGTCCACCGTCTACATCACCGACTCGGTGCGCGACGTCGAGGCCGCGGTGATCGGCCGGGCCGAGCCGATCGCGGTGCTCAGCGGGTCGGCCACCGAGTCGCAGCTGCGCGCGGCGGGGGCGAAGCACGTGCTGCCCGACCTCACCGACGCCCAGGCGGTGGTGAGCGCGATCCGCCGGGCCACCGCGCTGCCCGGCCGGACCTGA
- a CDS encoding DUF6912 family protein, producing the protein MRVYLPTTLPALAGVLAEGRVGGEPIAAFAVTDALRATGGDDEELEYEALLSAGDASLRLLAADPSAPRRRVVLAADVPDAIVTATPDEAGPASVAIGGSVPLKRLASAHVDDAGAAEEIGAAAADPEAGHQDEHELMWYAVQELKYLVE; encoded by the coding sequence ATGCGCGTCTACCTGCCAACCACCCTGCCCGCCCTCGCCGGAGTGCTCGCCGAAGGGCGGGTGGGCGGCGAGCCGATCGCCGCCTTCGCGGTCACCGATGCGCTCCGCGCCACCGGCGGCGACGACGAGGAGCTGGAGTACGAGGCGCTGCTCTCCGCGGGCGACGCCTCGCTGCGGCTGCTGGCCGCCGACCCGTCCGCCCCGCGCCGCCGGGTGGTGCTCGCCGCGGACGTCCCCGACGCCATCGTCACCGCCACCCCGGACGAGGCCGGCCCGGCCTCGGTCGCCATCGGCGGCTCCGTCCCGCTGAAGCGGCTGGCCTCGGCGCACGTCGACGACGCAGGCGCGGCCGAGGAGATCGGGGCCGCGGCCGCCGACCCCGAGGCCGGGCACCAGGACGAGCACGAGCTCATGTGGTACGCGGTGCAGGAGCTCAAGTACCTCGTCGAATAG
- the pruA gene encoding L-glutamate gamma-semialdehyde dehydrogenase: MDAVTRVPEPVNEPNLGYAPGSPERAEVEAEIARLAGREHELTQTIGGEQRMGTGAVIPAVQPHRHGHVLGRMPEARPAEVRAAIDAARAAAPAWRAMPFDERAAILLRAADLLAGPWRQTLNAATMLGQSKSVQQAEIDAACELIDFWRFNASFARRLHEEQPLSVRGVWNRQELRPLEGFVLAITPFNFTAIAGNLPTAPALMGNTVVWKPSPTQTFSAWYLMRLLEEAGLPPGVINMVTGVGEAVSETALAQPDLAGIHFTGSTRTFQHLWRTAGENIADYRSYPRIVGETGGKDFIVAHSSADPEVLRTAMIRGAFEYQGQKCSAASRAYVPRSVWAAVRDDLLAQTESLTMGDVTGDVSTFMGAVIDDRAFAKNSAALSRAKATDSITVLTGGTADDSVGYFVRPTVLECDDPEDEVFHTEYFGPILAVHVYDDDRYEQVLAQMADVAPYALTGAVIARDRAAIATADAALRFSAGNFYINDKPTGSIVGQQPFGGARASGTNDKAGSVFNLIRWASPRAIKETFVPPTDWRYPHMG; encoded by the coding sequence ATGGATGCCGTGACCAGGGTTCCCGAGCCCGTCAACGAGCCGAACCTCGGGTACGCGCCGGGATCTCCGGAGCGGGCCGAGGTGGAGGCCGAGATCGCCCGGCTGGCCGGGCGGGAGCACGAGCTGACCCAGACCATCGGCGGCGAGCAGCGGATGGGCACCGGCGCGGTCATCCCGGCGGTGCAGCCGCACCGGCACGGGCACGTCCTGGGGCGGATGCCGGAGGCGCGCCCGGCCGAGGTGCGGGCCGCGATCGACGCGGCGCGGGCCGCGGCGCCCGCCTGGCGGGCCATGCCGTTCGACGAGCGGGCCGCGATCCTGCTCCGCGCCGCCGACCTGCTGGCCGGCCCGTGGCGGCAGACGCTCAACGCCGCCACCATGCTCGGCCAGTCCAAGTCGGTGCAGCAGGCCGAGATCGACGCCGCCTGCGAGCTGATCGACTTCTGGCGGTTCAACGCCTCCTTCGCGCGCCGCCTGCACGAGGAGCAGCCGCTGTCGGTGCGCGGCGTGTGGAACCGCCAGGAGCTGCGCCCGCTCGAAGGGTTCGTGCTGGCCATCACCCCGTTCAACTTCACCGCGATCGCCGGCAACCTGCCCACCGCCCCGGCGCTGATGGGCAACACCGTGGTGTGGAAGCCCTCGCCCACCCAGACCTTCTCCGCCTGGTACCTGATGCGGCTGCTGGAGGAGGCCGGGCTGCCGCCCGGGGTGATCAACATGGTCACCGGGGTCGGCGAGGCGGTCTCCGAGACCGCCCTGGCCCAGCCCGACCTGGCCGGGATCCACTTCACCGGCTCCACCCGGACCTTCCAGCACCTGTGGCGGACGGCCGGGGAGAACATCGCGGACTACCGCTCCTACCCGCGGATCGTCGGCGAGACCGGCGGCAAGGACTTCATCGTCGCGCACTCCTCGGCCGACCCCGAGGTGCTGCGCACCGCGATGATCCGCGGCGCCTTCGAGTACCAGGGGCAGAAGTGCTCCGCGGCCTCCCGGGCGTACGTGCCGCGCAGCGTGTGGGCGGCGGTCCGCGACGACCTGCTCGCCCAGACCGAGTCGCTGACCATGGGCGACGTCACCGGCGACGTGTCCACCTTCATGGGCGCGGTGATCGACGACCGCGCCTTCGCCAAGAACAGCGCCGCGCTGAGCCGGGCCAAGGCCACCGACTCCATCACCGTGCTCACCGGCGGCACCGCCGACGACTCGGTCGGCTACTTCGTCCGCCCCACCGTGCTGGAGTGCGACGACCCGGAGGACGAGGTGTTCCACACCGAGTACTTCGGCCCGATCCTCGCGGTGCACGTCTACGACGACGACCGCTACGAGCAGGTGCTGGCCCAGATGGCCGACGTCGCACCGTACGCGCTGACCGGCGCGGTCATCGCCCGGGACCGGGCCGCGATCGCCACCGCCGACGCGGCGCTGCGCTTCTCCGCCGGCAACTTCTACATCAATGACAAGCCGACCGGATCCATCGTCGGCCAGCAGCCGTTCGGCGGCGCCCGCGCCTCCGGCACCAACGACAAGGCTGGCTCGGTCTTCAACCTCATCCGCTGGGCCAGCCCCCGCGCGATCAAGGAGACCTTCGTCCCGCCCACCGACTGGCGCTACCCGCACATGGGCTGA
- a CDS encoding HAD family hydrolase yields the protein MPDVHRGIISDWGGVLTGPLPETIDAWLAADRIDREHYAAVMAEWFAGIGDTRGPGNAIHALERGEVSVPEFERALAAELRLVDGGPVPAEGLIERMFSAFHPVDEMYQVLGEARRQGVRTTLLSNSWGNGYPRARLAEVFDALVISGEVGMRKPEPGIFRHALEVTGLPPEQCVFIDDLEHNVRAAAELGMTGILHRTPEETRERLAEACGLRLDPAPS from the coding sequence ATGCCCGACGTCCACCGCGGCATCATCAGCGACTGGGGCGGCGTGCTCACCGGGCCGCTGCCCGAGACCATCGACGCGTGGCTGGCGGCCGACCGGATCGACCGCGAGCACTACGCCGCCGTGATGGCCGAATGGTTCGCCGGCATCGGCGACACCCGCGGCCCCGGCAACGCCATCCACGCCCTGGAGCGGGGCGAGGTCTCCGTCCCCGAGTTCGAGCGGGCCCTCGCCGCCGAGCTGCGCCTGGTCGACGGCGGGCCGGTCCCCGCCGAAGGGCTGATCGAGCGGATGTTCTCCGCCTTCCACCCGGTCGACGAGATGTACCAGGTGCTCGGCGAGGCGCGCCGGCAGGGCGTGCGCACCACCCTGCTCTCCAACTCCTGGGGCAACGGCTACCCCCGGGCGCGGCTGGCCGAGGTCTTCGACGCCCTGGTGATCTCCGGCGAGGTCGGCATGCGCAAGCCGGAGCCCGGGATCTTCCGGCACGCCCTGGAGGTCACCGGGCTGCCCCCCGAGCAGTGCGTGTTCATCGACGACCTGGAGCACAACGTCCGGGCCGCCGCCGAGCTGGGCATGACCGGCATCCTGCACCGCACCCCCGAGGAGACCCGGGAGCGCCTGGCCGAGGCGTGCGGGCTGCGGCTGGACCCGGCCCCCTCCTGA
- a CDS encoding acyl-CoA dehydrogenase family protein, translated as MDFGLSPKARDYLADLQEFMDSHVYPAEPVYRKWRAEAGPDNHDLPPIMEDLKAEARRRGLWNLFLPDVGGLSVTEYASLAEVTGRSPLAPQALNCSAPDTGNMEVLHMFGTPEQKKRWLEPLLDGAIRSAFAMTEPDVASSDASNIATSIVRDGDSYVINGRKWWISGAADPRCAVFILMGKTDPDGPAHRQQSMILVPRDTPGVEVVRALPVFGYQDQEGHCEITFTDVRVPAENLIAGEGDGFMIAQARLGPGRVHHCMRALGVAERALELMVQRANERIAFGKPLAAQGVVQQQIAESRLAIEQARLLVLKTAWLIDAKGTKEARTEIAAIKVAAPRAAVEVIDRAIQVHGGAGVSDDFPLALMYAHARAMRIFDGPDEVHLRSIARQEIKRQA; from the coding sequence ATGGACTTCGGACTCAGCCCCAAGGCCCGCGACTACCTGGCCGACCTGCAGGAGTTCATGGACTCCCACGTCTACCCGGCCGAACCCGTCTACCGGAAGTGGCGCGCGGAGGCCGGCCCCGACAACCACGACCTCCCGCCGATCATGGAGGACCTCAAGGCCGAGGCCCGCCGGCGCGGCCTGTGGAACCTCTTCCTGCCCGACGTCGGCGGCCTCAGCGTCACCGAGTACGCCTCCCTCGCCGAGGTCACCGGGCGCTCCCCGCTGGCCCCGCAGGCGCTGAACTGCTCCGCGCCGGACACCGGCAACATGGAGGTGCTGCACATGTTCGGCACCCCGGAGCAGAAGAAGCGGTGGCTGGAGCCGCTGCTGGACGGCGCCATCCGGTCCGCGTTCGCGATGACCGAACCCGACGTGGCCTCCTCCGACGCCTCCAACATCGCCACCTCGATCGTCCGGGACGGCGACTCCTACGTGATCAACGGCCGCAAGTGGTGGATCAGCGGCGCCGCCGACCCGCGCTGCGCGGTCTTCATCCTGATGGGCAAGACCGACCCGGACGGCCCGGCGCACCGGCAGCAGTCGATGATCCTCGTCCCCCGGGACACCCCCGGCGTGGAGGTCGTGCGCGCCCTGCCGGTCTTCGGCTACCAGGACCAGGAGGGGCACTGCGAGATCACCTTCACCGACGTGCGGGTGCCCGCGGAGAACCTGATCGCCGGCGAGGGCGACGGGTTCATGATCGCCCAGGCCCGGCTCGGCCCCGGCCGGGTGCACCACTGCATGCGCGCCCTCGGCGTGGCCGAGCGCGCGCTGGAGCTGATGGTGCAGCGGGCCAACGAGCGGATCGCGTTCGGCAAGCCGCTCGCCGCCCAGGGCGTGGTCCAGCAGCAGATCGCCGAGTCCCGGCTGGCCATCGAGCAGGCCCGGCTGCTGGTGCTCAAGACGGCCTGGCTGATCGACGCCAAGGGCACCAAGGAGGCCCGCACCGAGATCGCCGCGATCAAGGTCGCCGCGCCGCGCGCCGCGGTCGAGGTGATCGACCGCGCGATCCAGGTGCACGGCGGCGCCGGGGTGAGCGACGACTTCCCGCTGGCGCTGATGTACGCGCACGCCCGCGCCATGCGCATCTTCGACGGCCCGGACGAGGTCCACCTGCGCTCGATCGCCCGCCAGGAGATCAAGCGCCAGGCCTAG
- a CDS encoding methyltransferase domain-containing protein, with protein sequence MDLDEAHARLVAEIDTTPEIRGAFAAHPRHRFIPDVIWPDPTGLPLIRSQEPHAWARTVYTDDAVTTQANDGGAGTVNTPTSSSSAPQVMADMIEAAGIGPGMRVLEVGAGTGWNAAVLCELVGARGRVTTVEIDPGVAEHARRALSGTPARVVTGTLHDAPGSYDAVLVTCSMNRIPAELAGFLAPGAAAVLPWSPDPQSHSTPVVAVRARGGRLTGDFVREGSFMRSRDQRPPAERFPGLGAAPDTVAAFEATSDEVIDSGAMTPLMLMLPGVRLGVGMRPFDGTPRRIVYLGAPDGSWAYLWPDGALTMGGPSAIADRFTVAFQLLSRVGFPGLTAFRLDADPGRGVYRVGAEGIGEWVHGPGRPASA encoded by the coding sequence ATGGATCTGGACGAGGCGCACGCCCGGCTGGTCGCCGAGATCGACACCACGCCCGAGATCCGCGGTGCGTTCGCCGCCCACCCCCGGCACCGGTTCATTCCGGATGTGATCTGGCCGGATCCGACCGGGCTCCCGCTCATCCGCTCGCAGGAACCCCATGCGTGGGCGAGAACCGTCTACACCGACGACGCGGTGACGACCCAGGCCAACGACGGCGGCGCGGGAACCGTCAACACCCCCACATCATCGTCGTCAGCGCCCCAGGTCATGGCCGACATGATCGAAGCGGCCGGCATCGGGCCCGGCATGCGGGTGCTGGAGGTGGGCGCCGGGACCGGGTGGAACGCCGCCGTCCTCTGCGAACTCGTCGGCGCTCGCGGGCGGGTGACCACGGTGGAGATCGACCCGGGCGTGGCCGAGCACGCCCGCCGGGCTCTCTCCGGCACCCCCGCCCGGGTGGTGACCGGGACACTGCACGATGCGCCCGGCTCCTACGACGCCGTTCTGGTGACGTGCTCGATGAACCGCATCCCCGCAGAGCTGGCGGGGTTCCTCGCCCCGGGTGCCGCGGCCGTGCTCCCGTGGTCGCCCGATCCGCAGTCGCACAGCACCCCCGTCGTCGCCGTGCGCGCCAGAGGCGGCCGCCTGACCGGCGACTTCGTGCGCGAAGGATCGTTCATGCGCTCCCGGGACCAGCGCCCTCCGGCGGAGCGCTTCCCCGGGCTCGGTGCCGCCCCGGATACCGTGGCGGCCTTCGAGGCCACATCGGACGAGGTGATCGACTCCGGGGCGATGACGCCCTTGATGCTCATGCTGCCGGGCGTACGCCTCGGGGTCGGCATGCGCCCCTTCGACGGAACCCCGCGCCGGATCGTCTACCTCGGCGCCCCGGACGGGTCATGGGCCTACCTGTGGCCGGACGGCGCACTGACGATGGGCGGCCCATCGGCGATCGCGGACCGGTTCACCGTGGCCTTCCAGCTGCTGAGCAGGGTCGGGTTCCCCGGCCTGACCGCCTTCCGCCTGGACGCCGACCCCGGGCGCGGTGTGTACCGGGTCGGCGCCGAGGGAATCGGCGAATGGGTGCACGGACCGGGCCGCCCCGCCTCTGCTTGA
- a CDS encoding DUF397 domain-containing protein, with the protein MSKNRTDVVDARRCCASELWVKSTYSQSEAACVEVAMLGLETGIRDSKNPEAGHLMFGDTEWAAFLQAVKNSEVAP; encoded by the coding sequence TTGAGCAAGAACAGGACTGACGTGGTTGACGCAAGACGCTGCTGCGCGTCTGAGTTGTGGGTTAAGTCCACCTACTCCCAGAGCGAAGCCGCCTGTGTGGAAGTGGCGATGCTCGGGCTGGAAACGGGCATACGGGACTCCAAGAACCCGGAGGCCGGTCATCTCATGTTCGGCGATACCGAGTGGGCGGCCTTCCTACAGGCTGTGAAGAACAGCGAGGTGGCCCCTTGA